One Pelomicrobium methylotrophicum DNA window includes the following coding sequences:
- a CDS encoding RNA methyltransferase, whose amino-acid sequence MNKPDPLQNVRVVLVCTSHPGNIGAAARAMKTMGLETLYLVRPRRFPDSEATAMASAAVDVLERARLCDTLDEALEGTVLAAGLTARRRDLAPRLLTPRAAAPELLGAAQAGPVAVVFGNEANGLTSEELQRCQIVVHIPGNPRYNSLNLGAAVQVMCYELRMAIPELACVEVPAFEPARHEDVEQFYAHLERTLLAVGFLDPRQPKRLMQRLRRLFARARLEKEEVNILRGILKAVGGE is encoded by the coding sequence GTGAATAAACCCGATCCACTGCAGAACGTGCGCGTCGTGCTGGTGTGCACGAGCCATCCGGGCAACATCGGCGCCGCGGCACGGGCGATGAAGACCATGGGGCTGGAAACGCTGTATCTGGTGCGCCCTCGGCGGTTCCCTGATTCGGAAGCGACTGCCATGGCCTCAGCCGCGGTCGATGTGCTGGAGCGGGCCCGGCTGTGCGATACCCTGGACGAGGCCCTCGAAGGCACCGTGCTCGCCGCAGGGCTCACCGCCCGCCGCCGGGACCTGGCGCCCCGGCTGCTCACGCCGCGGGCCGCCGCACCGGAGCTGCTGGGTGCCGCCCAGGCGGGGCCGGTGGCGGTCGTATTCGGCAACGAGGCGAACGGCCTGACCAGCGAGGAATTGCAGCGGTGCCAGATTGTCGTCCACATTCCCGGCAACCCCCGCTACAACTCTCTCAACCTGGGAGCTGCAGTGCAGGTGATGTGCTACGAACTGAGGATGGCGATTCCCGAGTTGGCGTGTGTGGAGGTGCCCGCGTTCGAGCCGGCTCGCCATGAGGACGTGGAACAGTTCTACGCCCACCTGGAGCGCACGCTCCTCGCCGTGGGTTTCCTGGACCCGCGACAGCCGAAGCGCCTGATGCAGCGGCTGCGGCGGTTGTTCGCCCGCGCCCGGCTGGAGAAGGAGGAGGTCAACATCCTGCGCGGCATCCTGAAGGCGGTGGGCGGAGAATGA
- the cysE gene encoding serine O-acetyltransferase, with product MQRFKDTLMFDRIREDIASVFHRDPAARNAWEVITCYPGFHAIVIHRLSHRLWTLGFKWLARFISHIGRWLTGIEIHPGARIGRRFFIDHGMGVVIGETAEIGDDCTLYHGVTLGGTSWNKGKRHPTLGKGVVIGAGAKVLGPITIGDGAKIGSNAVVVKDVPPGATVVGIPARLVDDSRRDARERQAEQMGFSAYAISENMDDPIVKAIHGLLDHTVVTDQRLNKIIEALDRLGARVDELKALEDKFDAAYLNKIVD from the coding sequence GTGCAGCGATTCAAGGACACCCTCATGTTCGACCGAATTCGAGAAGACATCGCGAGCGTCTTTCACCGCGATCCGGCCGCGCGCAACGCGTGGGAGGTCATCACCTGCTACCCCGGCTTTCATGCCATCGTCATCCACCGCCTGTCCCATCGCCTGTGGACGCTGGGATTCAAATGGCTGGCGCGGTTCATTTCGCACATTGGCCGGTGGCTCACCGGCATTGAGATCCATCCGGGGGCGCGGATCGGCCGCCGGTTCTTCATCGACCACGGCATGGGCGTGGTGATCGGGGAAACCGCCGAGATCGGCGACGATTGCACTCTCTATCACGGCGTCACCCTGGGCGGTACCAGCTGGAACAAAGGCAAGCGCCATCCCACCCTGGGCAAAGGGGTGGTGATCGGTGCCGGCGCCAAGGTGCTAGGTCCCATCACGATCGGCGATGGCGCGAAGATCGGCTCCAATGCGGTGGTGGTCAAGGACGTGCCCCCGGGCGCTACGGTGGTGGGCATTCCGGCCCGGCTGGTGGACGACTCGCGCCGGGACGCCCGGGAGCGGCAGGCCGAGCAGATGGGCTTTTCCGCCTATGCCATCAGCGAGAACATGGACGATCCCATCGTGAAGGCGATCCACGGACTGCTAGATCACACGGTGGTCACCGACCAGCGGCTCAACAAAATCATCGAGGCGCTGGACCGGCTGGGCGCCCGGGTGGACGAGCTCAAGGCCTTGGAAGACAAGTTCGACGCGGCTTACCTGAATAAAATAGTTGACTAA
- the iscR gene encoding Fe-S cluster assembly transcriptional regulator IscR has product MRLTTKGRFALTAMIDLGLQAGKRPTALAGISERQKISLSYLEQLFSKLRRHGLVESVRGPGGGYTLAKPMTEISVADIILAVDEPIDATLCGGKENCKEGERCMTHDLWASLNEKIYEYLSSVSLAELVAKQKQEGMAVMKDQRKVGGKTTPEPAVSA; this is encoded by the coding sequence ATGAGACTGACCACCAAGGGGCGTTTTGCTTTGACCGCCATGATCGATCTTGGCTTGCAGGCCGGCAAGCGGCCGACTGCGCTGGCCGGCATCAGTGAGCGACAAAAGATTTCCTTGTCGTATCTGGAGCAACTGTTCAGCAAATTGCGGCGCCACGGGTTGGTGGAAAGCGTCCGCGGCCCGGGCGGGGGCTATACGCTCGCCAAGCCCATGACGGAAATCTCCGTCGCCGACATCATCCTCGCGGTGGACGAACCGATCGACGCCACCTTGTGTGGCGGCAAGGAAAACTGCAAGGAGGGTGAGCGCTGCATGACCCATGACCTGTGGGCCAGCCTCAACGAAAAAATCTACGAGTACTTGTCCTCGGTGAGCCTGGCGGAATTGGTGGCGAAGCAGAAACAGGAGGGCATGGCGGTCATGAAGGACCAGCGGAAAGTGGGCGGCAAGACGACGCCTGAACCCGCGGTCTCCGCTTAA
- a CDS encoding cysteine desulfurase family protein, with amino-acid sequence MEPVYFDHNATTPLDERVREAMLPYLGQEFGNASSRHALGTRARKAVDRAREQVAEAVGAQPSQVVFVSGGSEANNLFIKGAAAFLKASQIVVSAIEHPCVAKPAQELARQGWSLHRIAVDESGRVDFGDYETALARPTGIVSVMLANNETGVVQDVARIAARGRAAGAWVHTDAVQALGKMQVDFRELNVHALTVSAHKVYGPKGAAALVLDKRVSVKSLISGGGHEGGLRAGTENVPAIVGMGVACELARARWREDAQRLAELRDRLERGLAALGAAIFGRGAPRLPNTSYFAFEGIEGETLVIELDRRGFCVASGSACSSLKTGPSDVLLAMGVAPELARGAVRVSLGRANTPAQVDAFLEALKAVVARLKRMTAMAV; translated from the coding sequence ATGGAGCCGGTTTATTTCGATCATAATGCCACGACCCCCCTCGACGAGCGGGTGCGGGAGGCCATGCTCCCTTATCTGGGCCAGGAGTTCGGCAATGCCTCGAGCCGTCACGCGTTGGGGACTCGGGCGCGCAAGGCCGTGGACCGGGCTCGGGAGCAAGTGGCCGAAGCCGTGGGTGCCCAGCCTTCCCAGGTCGTCTTCGTCAGTGGCGGCTCGGAGGCGAATAACCTCTTCATCAAAGGGGCGGCGGCATTCCTAAAGGCGTCCCAGATCGTCGTGTCCGCCATCGAACATCCCTGCGTGGCCAAGCCGGCCCAGGAGCTGGCCCGCCAGGGGTGGAGCTTGCACCGGATCGCCGTGGATGAGTCCGGGCGGGTCGACTTCGGGGATTACGAAACGGCTTTGGCGCGGCCCACTGGCATCGTCTCGGTGATGCTCGCCAACAACGAGACCGGCGTCGTCCAGGACGTGGCGCGCATCGCGGCGCGGGGCCGGGCTGCGGGCGCTTGGGTGCACACCGACGCGGTGCAGGCGCTGGGCAAAATGCAGGTAGATTTCCGTGAACTCAACGTGCACGCGTTGACGGTGTCGGCGCACAAGGTTTACGGGCCCAAAGGCGCGGCCGCCCTGGTGTTGGACAAGCGCGTCTCGGTCAAGAGCCTCATCAGCGGCGGCGGCCACGAGGGGGGACTGCGGGCGGGCACCGAAAACGTGCCCGCCATCGTCGGTATGGGCGTCGCCTGCGAGCTGGCCAGAGCGCGCTGGCGGGAGGATGCGCAGCGGCTGGCCGAGCTGCGGGACCGGTTGGAGCGAGGTTTGGCGGCCCTCGGGGCGGCCATTTTCGGCCGTGGCGCACCGCGGCTCCCCAATACGAGCTATTTTGCGTTTGAGGGCATCGAAGGTGAGACCCTGGTCATTGAGCTGGACCGGCGGGGCTTCTGCGTCGCCAGCGGCTCGGCGTGCTCGAGCCTGAAGACCGGACCGAGCGACGTGCTGCTGGCGATGGGCGTTGCGCCCGAGCTTGCCCGGGGCGCTGTCCGGGTCAGCTTGGGGCGTGCCAATACGCCGGCCCAAGTGGACGCGTTTTTGGAAGCGCTGAAGGCCGTGGTGGCGCGGCTCAAACGAATGACGGCGATGGCCGTCTAA
- the iscA gene encoding iron-sulfur cluster assembly protein IscA, which produces MAVTLTEAAAKHVRNYLEKRGGGVGLRLGVRTAGCSGYAYKIEFADEVREGDTLFESHGVKVVVDAKSLPFVDGTEVDFTREGLNERFTFRNPNVKDECGCGESFSV; this is translated from the coding sequence ATGGCAGTGACGTTGACCGAAGCAGCAGCGAAGCATGTTCGCAATTACCTCGAGAAGCGGGGCGGGGGCGTGGGCTTAAGGCTCGGCGTGCGCACGGCCGGCTGTTCCGGCTACGCCTACAAGATTGAGTTTGCCGACGAGGTCCGCGAGGGCGACACGCTGTTCGAGAGCCATGGTGTCAAGGTGGTCGTGGACGCCAAGAGCCTGCCCTTCGTCGATGGCACGGAGGTGGATTTCACCCGGGAGGGGCTGAACGAGCGCTTCACCTTCAGGAATCCCAACGTGAAGGACGAATGCGGCTGCGGGGAGAGCTTCAGCGTCTGA
- a CDS encoding EF-hand domain-containing protein produces MRKTIAALSLLLVAGGTWAQGPEDYYKRLAQQDMALFERYDANGDGRISRSDILGHIDLLARFNDIDINRDGYITREEMQTYVERQYLSRIASTK; encoded by the coding sequence ATGAGGAAGACGATCGCTGCCCTGTCGCTCCTGCTGGTGGCCGGGGGAACCTGGGCGCAGGGGCCCGAAGACTATTACAAACGCCTGGCGCAGCAGGACATGGCGCTGTTCGAGCGCTACGACGCGAACGGCGACGGCCGCATCAGCCGCTCCGACATCCTGGGGCACATCGACCTGCTCGCCCGATTCAACGACATCGACATCAACCGCGACGGCTACATCACGCGGGAGGAGATGCAAACCTACGTGGAACGGCAGTACCTGTCCCGCATCGCATCAACGAAGTAA
- a CDS encoding DSD1 family PLP-dependent enzyme, which yields MATSPPAEIGMRLEDIDTPALLIDLDSFERNLRRMVDSLRGLPVRLRPHAKTHKCPQIALRQIALGAVGVCCQKVSEAEALVEGGVNDVLVSNEVVGARKLDRLAALAHRAQVAVCVDDAANVDELDAAARKAGVRFDVLVEIDVGAGRCGVAPGRPALALAQRVLGRENLRFAGLQAYHGAAQHLREGSARRAAIGAAVGRVRDTVQLLADHGIGCTWVTGGGTGTYLLEAASGAYQEVQPGSYVFMDADYARNLDAPEASPRFELSLFVLTTVMSRPSVDRAVVDAGLKASSVDAGLPLVHDRPGLIYAQATDEHGILRAAPGAALPTLGEKLLLVPGHCDPTVNLYDWYVCVRAGRVEALWPITARGAVG from the coding sequence ATGGCCACGTCTCCTCCCGCGGAAATTGGCATGCGCCTTGAGGATATCGATACGCCGGCGCTGCTGATCGACTTGGATTCCTTCGAACGCAATCTACGCCGCATGGTGGACTCGCTCCGGGGCCTTCCCGTACGGCTGCGCCCCCACGCCAAGACTCACAAATGCCCGCAGATCGCCCTGCGACAGATCGCCTTGGGGGCGGTGGGGGTCTGCTGCCAGAAGGTCAGCGAGGCTGAGGCCCTGGTGGAGGGCGGCGTCAACGATGTATTGGTATCGAACGAGGTCGTCGGTGCGCGCAAGCTCGACCGGCTCGCGGCCCTGGCGCACCGGGCCCAGGTGGCGGTGTGCGTGGACGACGCGGCCAACGTGGACGAGCTGGACGCGGCCGCCCGCAAAGCGGGCGTGCGCTTCGACGTGTTGGTCGAGATCGACGTGGGCGCCGGCCGGTGCGGAGTGGCGCCCGGGCGCCCGGCCCTCGCGCTGGCGCAGCGGGTGCTGGGGCGCGAAAATCTGCGTTTCGCCGGACTCCAGGCCTACCACGGCGCGGCGCAACACCTGCGGGAAGGCTCGGCCCGGCGCGCCGCCATCGGCGCCGCGGTGGGCCGCGTGCGGGACACGGTGCAGCTGCTGGCAGACCACGGCATCGGTTGCACCTGGGTGACTGGCGGTGGCACCGGGACCTACCTGCTGGAAGCAGCCAGCGGCGCTTATCAGGAAGTGCAGCCGGGATCGTACGTGTTCATGGACGCCGACTACGCCAGGAATCTGGACGCACCCGAAGCTTCGCCGCGCTTCGAGTTGAGTCTTTTCGTGCTCACGACGGTCATGAGCCGACCCAGCGTCGATCGGGCGGTGGTGGACGCGGGGCTCAAAGCCTCCAGCGTCGACGCCGGTCTGCCGCTGGTCCACGACCGCCCCGGTCTCATCTACGCCCAGGCCACCGACGAACACGGTATCCTGAGGGCCGCCCCCGGGGCGGCGCTGCCGACGCTGGGCGAAAAGCTCCTGCTGGTACCGGGCCATTGCGACCCGACCGTCAACCTGTACGACTGGTACGTGTGCGTTCGGGCCGGCCGCGTCGAGGCGCTGTGGCCCATCACCGCCCGCGGCGCCGTAGGATAA
- a CDS encoding DUF411 domain-containing protein, translating to MIRGLTKAVLFAALSVAPIAYTAQEITVYKNANCECCGKWVEHLRQNGFQVKAQDVMDLNEIKARYGVRPHLASCHTAVVDGYVVEGHVPAEAVRRLLGERPKVRGLTVPGMPVGSPGMEGPHPERFNVYTFDDKGETRVYMRY from the coding sequence ATGATCCGTGGGCTGACCAAGGCCGTTCTTTTTGCCGCGCTGTCGGTCGCACCGATAGCGTACACCGCGCAAGAAATCACCGTTTACAAGAACGCGAACTGTGAGTGTTGCGGCAAATGGGTCGAGCACTTGCGGCAGAACGGGTTCCAGGTGAAGGCCCAGGACGTCATGGATCTCAACGAGATCAAGGCCCGCTACGGCGTGCGTCCCCATCTGGCGTCCTGCCACACCGCGGTCGTGGACGGCTATGTGGTAGAGGGGCACGTGCCGGCGGAGGCCGTGAGACGGTTGCTGGGCGAACGCCCTAAGGTGAGAGGCCTCACCGTGCCGGGCATGCCGGTGGGGTCGCCCGGCATGGAAGGCCCCCATCCCGAGCGTTTCAATGTATATACCTTCGACGACAAGGGCGAGACCCGGGTTTACATGCGGTATTGA
- a CDS encoding PsiF family protein, with translation MKHLLLATAVAFSSTVFAADDKPPTPQQQRMADCSKEAKAKGLAGEERKNFMRECLKGSKSTASRGTAG, from the coding sequence GTGAAACATCTGTTGCTTGCCACCGCTGTTGCCTTTTCTTCCACCGTATTCGCGGCTGATGATAAGCCCCCGACGCCGCAGCAGCAGCGCATGGCGGACTGCTCCAAGGAGGCGAAGGCCAAGGGGCTGGCCGGGGAGGAGCGGAAGAATTTCATGCGCGAATGCCTGAAGGGCAGTAAATCCACCGCGTCTCGGGGCACTGCCGGCTAG
- a CDS encoding ferredoxin--NADP reductase, whose protein sequence is MNPADTPAARPAGAAKFVEGRVVALKPWTERLYSIQVDAAVEPFRAGQFGRLALPGEGEMIVRPYSFVNAPFERPLEFYFITLANGPLTQRLVKLVPGDPIWIAPRASGFMTLADIRDADSLWLLSTGTAIGPFLSICKTEEPWRRFQKVVLVHAVRYARELTYQDTVRAIAERRGSQFAYVPFVSREDTDFALKGRVPQAIEDGRLETRVGVPLTAESCQVMICGNPEMVSDTSQVLEARGLKKNRRKDPGQITVENYW, encoded by the coding sequence ATGAACCCAGCGGACACGCCGGCGGCCCGGCCTGCGGGAGCGGCCAAGTTCGTGGAAGGACGGGTCGTGGCCCTCAAGCCCTGGACTGAGCGCTTGTACTCGATCCAGGTCGATGCGGCGGTGGAACCGTTTCGTGCCGGCCAGTTCGGGCGCCTGGCCCTTCCCGGAGAGGGCGAGATGATCGTCCGCCCCTATTCGTTCGTGAACGCCCCCTTCGAGCGGCCCCTGGAGTTCTATTTCATCACGCTGGCGAATGGTCCTCTCACCCAACGGCTGGTGAAGCTTGTCCCCGGCGATCCCATCTGGATCGCGCCCCGGGCTTCGGGCTTCATGACCTTGGCCGATATCCGGGACGCGGACTCCCTGTGGCTGCTGTCGACCGGGACCGCCATCGGCCCGTTCCTCTCCATCTGCAAAACGGAGGAGCCTTGGCGGCGGTTTCAGAAGGTGGTGCTCGTGCACGCGGTGCGCTACGCCCGGGAGCTCACCTACCAGGACACGGTGCGCGCCATCGCCGAGCGGCGCGGAAGCCAGTTCGCCTACGTGCCTTTCGTGAGCCGGGAAGACACGGACTTCGCCCTCAAGGGCCGCGTTCCCCAGGCAATCGAGGACGGACGGCTGGAAACCCGGGTGGGCGTGCCCCTCACCGCCGAGAGCTGCCAGGTGATGATCTGCGGCAACCCAGAGATGGTGAGCGACACCAGCCAGGTGCTGGAAGCCCGAGGCCTCAAGAAGAACCGCCGCAAAGACCCCGGCCAGATCACCGTCGAGAACTACTGGTAG
- a CDS encoding TlpA disulfide reductase family protein: MRKTLQWLLLLLLALPPAAGSVAARQLKPHVGETPSLALPDLNGRLHRLEDYRGQVVLVNFWATWCPPCRAEMPSMQRLQDKLAGQPFTILAVDMGESEHQVKEFLKEVPVSFTILMDKDGTALRAWKVRAFPTSFVVDAEGRIRYSLFGAKEWDDPDALEKVGALVKAASSRRAGREAAR, from the coding sequence ATGAGAAAGACGCTGCAGTGGCTGCTGCTTCTCCTCCTCGCCCTTCCCCCGGCGGCGGGCAGCGTCGCCGCCCGGCAGTTGAAGCCCCACGTCGGCGAGACGCCTAGCCTCGCGCTGCCGGATTTGAACGGCCGCCTGCACCGCCTTGAGGATTACCGCGGTCAGGTGGTGCTCGTCAACTTCTGGGCCACCTGGTGCCCACCGTGCCGCGCAGAAATGCCGTCGATGCAGCGACTCCAGGACAAGCTGGCAGGACAACCCTTCACCATCCTGGCAGTCGACATGGGCGAAAGCGAGCACCAGGTCAAGGAGTTTCTGAAGGAGGTGCCGGTGAGCTTCACCATTCTCATGGACAAGGACGGCACTGCGCTCAGGGCATGGAAGGTGCGGGCCTTCCCCACCAGCTTTGTGGTGGACGCGGAAGGTCGCATTCGCTACTCGCTGTTCGGCGCCAAGGAGTGGGACGACCCAGACGCCCTGGAGAAGGTCGGCGCGCTGGTCAAGGCGGCCTCGAGCCGCCGGGCGGGCCGGGAGGCGGCACGATGA
- a CDS encoding rhomboid family intramembrane serine protease → MTLMPPLTQALIIANAAVFLLQMVTGSSLLASFALWPLTSSPAFGLGAEGEFRLWQLVTYSFLHGSIVHIFFNMFALYMFGSELERLFGARWYLTFYFVCVVTAGVTQLVVAGMSGAPPYPTVGASGGVFGLLLAFGMYFPRRTIMLIFPPIPLPAWLFVTLYGILELYLGITGTQAGVAHFAHLGGMLGGYLMIQYRRGRLPFSRRRGW, encoded by the coding sequence ATGACCTTGATGCCTCCCCTCACCCAAGCCCTGATCATTGCCAACGCCGCTGTTTTCCTGCTGCAGATGGTCACCGGGTCCTCCTTGCTCGCGTCCTTCGCCTTGTGGCCCCTTACGTCGTCACCGGCGTTTGGGCTCGGCGCGGAAGGCGAGTTTCGCCTCTGGCAGCTGGTCACCTATAGCTTCCTGCACGGAAGCATCGTTCATATTTTCTTTAACATGTTCGCGCTCTACATGTTCGGGTCCGAGCTGGAGCGGCTGTTTGGCGCCCGCTGGTATCTGACGTTTTATTTCGTTTGCGTGGTGACCGCCGGCGTTACGCAGCTCGTGGTGGCCGGCATGTCTGGTGCGCCGCCTTACCCGACGGTGGGCGCTTCCGGCGGCGTGTTCGGGCTGCTGCTTGCCTTCGGGATGTATTTCCCGCGTCGGACCATCATGCTCATTTTCCCTCCCATTCCCCTGCCGGCGTGGCTGTTCGTCACCCTCTACGGCATCCTGGAGCTCTATCTGGGCATCACCGGTACCCAAGCAGGGGTGGCCCATTTCGCGCACTTGGGCGGCATGCTGGGCGGCTATCTCATGATCCAATACCGGCGTGGACGGTTGCCGTTCAGCAGGCGGCGGGGATGGTAG
- a CDS encoding response regulator, with the protein MRILLVEDDTLLADAVARALTQAAHAVDVVRTGEEADRALAANRFDLVILDVGLPGMDGFEVLKRLRGRRSDVPVLVLTARDSVEDRVTGLDLGADDYLTKPFHLAELEARVRALIRRGHQTASGTIVHGRLRFDAAGRRLYCDELPVDLSSRELAVLELLLMRVGRVVTKQQIADHLYGWGDEVSSNAIEVFVHRLRRKLEPMGANIRTVRGMGYLIDKAHDD; encoded by the coding sequence GTGCGCATTCTGCTGGTCGAAGACGATACGCTGCTCGCCGACGCCGTCGCCCGTGCGCTTACCCAGGCAGCCCACGCTGTCGACGTGGTGCGCACGGGAGAAGAAGCTGACCGGGCGTTGGCGGCCAACCGCTTTGACCTGGTGATCCTCGACGTCGGGCTGCCCGGCATGGACGGCTTCGAAGTGCTGAAGCGCCTGCGGGGCCGCCGCTCCGACGTGCCGGTTCTAGTGCTTACCGCTCGCGATTCGGTCGAGGATCGGGTGACCGGGCTCGACCTCGGCGCTGACGACTATCTGACCAAGCCCTTCCACTTGGCTGAGCTGGAGGCCCGCGTGCGTGCGCTCATCCGGCGCGGCCATCAGACCGCCAGCGGGACGATCGTGCATGGCCGCCTGCGCTTCGATGCTGCGGGACGCCGGCTCTACTGCGACGAGCTGCCGGTCGATCTTTCCAGCCGGGAGCTCGCGGTGCTGGAGCTGCTGCTCATGCGGGTGGGGCGCGTCGTCACCAAACAGCAGATTGCCGACCATCTCTACGGCTGGGGGGACGAGGTTTCCAGCAACGCCATCGAGGTGTTCGTCCATCGCCTGCGCAGAAAGCTGGAGCCCATGGGAGCCAACATCCGGACCGTGCGCGGCATGGGCTACCTCATCGACAAAGCGCATGACGACTAG
- a CDS encoding sensor histidine kinase, whose amino-acid sequence MTTSRPLLRTKLLQWLLVPLIALLAVDAVVSYFVALRFSQRAYDRSLAEIARELALHVVEREGKVQFDLPEPAQRVLLADPSDRVYFSVTAADGVHLAGDNRLPHAPAARPGAPVFFSALVDARPVRVVELDVPRPGGTEPIATITVAETENKRSGLAREILLSVVMPQLLLIAITGLLVWNGVQRGLAPLDTLKEAIARRSHTDLRPLPEGGVPGEVQPLVRAINDLMHRLDHTLTLQNRFIADAAHQLKTPVAGLRAQLELMLRETDPQRLREALSRQYVGVERLARLVSQLLSLARNEPEALKTVRLQPVDLNALMLETTMDWVPEALKKDIDLGFEGLDRPLVIQGDPTRLRELFDNLLDNAIRYSQRGGRVTVRVRDTARPTVAIHDDGPRIPVEERRRIFERFHRLLGSGADGSGLGLAIAQEIARIHDAEISLADDADGVGNTFSVSFSRTDAT is encoded by the coding sequence ATGACGACTAGCCGCCCGCTGCTGCGGACCAAGCTTCTGCAGTGGCTGCTGGTGCCCTTGATCGCGCTGCTGGCGGTGGATGCCGTCGTCAGCTATTTTGTGGCGCTGCGTTTTTCCCAGCGCGCCTACGACCGATCCCTGGCGGAAATTGCCCGCGAGCTGGCGCTGCACGTCGTGGAGCGGGAGGGGAAGGTACAGTTCGATCTCCCCGAGCCGGCCCAGCGGGTGCTGCTCGCCGACCCCAGCGATAGGGTCTACTTCAGCGTCACCGCGGCCGATGGCGTACACCTCGCTGGGGACAACCGGCTTCCCCACGCGCCCGCGGCTCGCCCAGGCGCGCCTGTGTTCTTCAGTGCCCTGGTCGACGCGCGTCCGGTGCGGGTCGTGGAGCTCGACGTGCCGCGGCCAGGAGGCACGGAGCCCATCGCGACGATCACCGTGGCCGAGACGGAGAACAAACGCAGCGGTCTCGCGCGGGAAATCCTGCTCTCAGTCGTGATGCCCCAGCTTTTGCTGATCGCCATCACGGGGCTGTTGGTATGGAACGGCGTGCAGCGCGGGCTGGCGCCGCTCGATACGCTGAAAGAGGCCATCGCCCGCCGCTCCCACACGGACCTGCGCCCGTTGCCGGAGGGGGGCGTGCCGGGCGAGGTGCAGCCCCTCGTGCGGGCGATCAACGACCTCATGCATCGCCTTGACCACACGCTCACGCTGCAGAACCGGTTCATCGCCGACGCGGCACACCAGCTCAAGACGCCGGTGGCGGGCTTGCGGGCCCAGCTCGAATTGATGCTGCGGGAGACTGATCCGCAGCGGCTGCGGGAGGCTCTGAGCCGCCAATACGTGGGCGTTGAGCGCCTGGCGCGGCTCGTGTCCCAGCTGCTTTCCCTCGCGCGCAACGAGCCGGAAGCGCTCAAGACGGTGCGGCTGCAGCCGGTGGATCTGAACGCGCTGATGCTCGAGACCACCATGGACTGGGTACCTGAGGCTTTGAAGAAAGACATCGACCTGGGCTTCGAAGGGCTCGATCGACCGCTGGTGATTCAAGGCGATCCCACACGGCTGCGCGAGCTGTTCGACAATCTGCTCGACAACGCGATCCGATATAGCCAGCGGGGAGGGCGCGTCACCGTCCGGGTTCGCGACACTGCGCGCCCCACCGTCGCGATTCACGACGACGGACCGCGCATCCCGGTGGAGGAGCGGCGGCGCATCTTCGAGCGGTTCCACCGCCTTCTCGGCAGCGGTGCCGACGGCAGCGGACTGGGGCTGGCCATCGCCCAAGAGATCGCCCGTATCCACGACGCCGAGATCTCGCTGGCCGACGACGCCGACGGCGTCGGCAACACTTTCAGTGTCAGTTTTTCCAGGACCGACGCGACCTGA
- a CDS encoding TerC family protein: protein METLAISSSLFWVALAQIIMINILLSGDNAVVIALASRNLPARQQKQAILFGSIGAIVLRVLLTFFAAYLLTLPYLKLAGAVLLLWIGVNLLSSHDEDGEMDAHSSLLAAIKTIIIADFVMSLDNVIGVAAAARGSLLLLLIGLGISIPLIVYGSTVILKLMKRFPVIITLGAGLLGYVAGEMGVSDPVIGGWVEARAPLLHHVAPWVCGFVVIAVGKWLSARSCAGSEDLAAADVVKAEESAR, encoded by the coding sequence GTGGAGACCCTTGCGATTTCGAGCTCATTGTTCTGGGTGGCGCTTGCCCAGATCATCATGATTAATATCCTGTTGTCGGGCGACAACGCGGTGGTGATCGCGTTGGCGAGCCGCAATCTACCGGCGCGGCAGCAGAAGCAGGCGATCCTGTTCGGGAGCATCGGTGCCATCGTGCTGCGGGTGCTCCTCACGTTTTTCGCTGCCTATCTGCTGACGCTTCCGTACCTCAAGCTGGCCGGTGCCGTGCTGCTGCTGTGGATCGGCGTCAACCTGCTCAGCTCGCACGACGAAGACGGCGAAATGGACGCCCATTCCAGCCTGCTGGCGGCCATCAAGACCATCATCATCGCCGACTTCGTGATGAGCTTGGATAACGTGATCGGCGTTGCTGCGGCGGCAAGAGGCAGCCTGCTGCTCCTGCTGATCGGGCTGGGCATCAGCATCCCGCTGATCGTCTACGGCAGCACTGTCATCCTGAAGCTCATGAAACGCTTCCCGGTGATCATTACGCTGGGGGCAGGCCTGCTGGGCTATGTGGCCGGCGAGATGGGGGTCTCTGACCCGGTCATCGGTGGCTGGGTCGAGGCGCGTGCCCCGCTGCTGCACCATGTGGCGCCGTGGGTCTGCGGCTTCGTTGTCATCGCGGTCGGCAAGTGGCTCTCGGCCCGCTCTTGCGCGGGGAGCGAGGACCTGGCAGCGGCGGATGTGGTGAAAGCAGAGGAATCGGCCCGTTAA